In one window of Nomascus leucogenys isolate Asia chromosome 1a, Asia_NLE_v1, whole genome shotgun sequence DNA:
- the NIPSNAP3A gene encoding protein NipSnap homolog 3A — protein MLVLRSALTRALASRRLAPQVCSSFATGPRQYDGTFYEFRSYYLKPSKMNEFLENFKKNAHLRTAHSELVGYWSVEFGGRMNTVFHIWKYDNFAHRTEVRKALAKDKEWQEQFLIPNLALMDKQESEITYLVPWCKLEKPPKEGVYELATFQMKPGGPALWGDAFKRAVHAHVNLGYTKLVGVFHTEYGALNRVHVLWWNESADSRAAGRHKSHEDPRVVAAVRESVNYLVSQQNMLLIPTSFSPLK, from the exons ATGCTTGTCCTCAGAAGCGCCCTGACTCGGGCGCTAGCCTCACGGAGGCTGGCGCCTCAG GTGTGCTCATCTTTTGCTACGGGACCCAGACAATACGATGGAACATTCTATGAATTTCGTTCTTATTACCTTAAGCCCTCAAAGATGAATGAGTTCctggaaaattttaagaaaaacgCTCATCTTCGGACAGCTCACTCTGAATTGGTTGGATACTGGAGTGTAGAATTTGGAGGCAGAATGAATACAGTGTTTCATATTTGGAAGTATG ATAATTTTGCTCATCGAACTGAAGTTCGGAAAGCCTTGGCCAAAGATAAGGAATGGCAAGAACAATTCCTCATTCCAAATTTGGCTCTCATGGATAAACAAGAGAGTGAGATTACTTATCTGGTACCGTGGTGCAAATTAGAAAAACCTCCAAAAGAAG GAGTCTATGAACTGGCCACTTTTCAGATGAAACCTGGTGGGCCAGCTCTGTGGGGTGATGCATTTAAAAGGGCAGTTCATGCTCATGTCAATCTAGGCTACACAAAACTAGTTGGAGTGTTCCACACAGAGTACGGAGCACTTAACAGAG TTCATGTTCTTTGGTGGAATGAGAGTGCAGATAGTCGTGCAGCTGGGAGACATAAGTCCCATGAGGATCCCAGAGTTGTGGCAGCTG ttCGGGAAAGTGTCAACTACCTAGTATCTCAGCAGAATATGCTTCTGATTCCTACATCGTTTTCACCACTGAAATAG